In the genome of Methanofastidiosum sp., the window GAATACTTTTACCAATTAGTTCATTAGTTTCATAACCAAACATTTCTGCTAATCTGTCATTTAATTGTATAAATTTAAGATCACGATCCAAAACATCTATTCCAACTGCGGCGTTATTAAATATTGATTTCAATCTATTTTCACTTCCAATTAACGCTTTTTCAATTTCTTTTCGTTTAGTCTCTCTTTCAATTGACTCAATTGCAAAAGAAATATCATCAGCTAGTTCTTCAAGAAGTTTTATTTCTCCTTCATTAAAAAAATCAATTTCATTTGAATGTAAGAAGTATGCCCCAATTGACTTTCCCTTAGTTACAAGAGGAACAATCGCCATAGAAGTTAAACCTGTTTTATCTAAATATTCCTTCCATTTATCCAATTCAGAATATTTTTGAATATCATTAAAAACTTTAGTTTCCCCACTTTTTAGTGTATTAAAGGTAAAGCTCTTTGACCATTTATTATCTCCAGAAGTCGCTTTATTAAATAAAAATTCAAACTCTTCTAATCCAGCAAAAGCAACTGGTTTTAAGGAATCTTCGTCTTCGGTCAATAAACCAATCCATGCTAAAACAAATTGCCCTTTATCAACAGCTATTTTACAGGCTTTTTCAAATATTTCATGTTTATTTTGTGCCCTTACTATCATTTGATTTATATCACTTAAAACAGAGTATATTCGATTGAGTCTTATTACTTCCTTCTGTGCCATTCTTTCATTAGCACGAATATTACACTCTTTTATTTCCCGCTCGATTGCTGGAACTAATCTTGAAAGATTATCTTTCATGAGGTAATC includes:
- a CDS encoding response regulator encodes the protein MKKSPLRVLIVEDSEDDAELLVRLIKKGDFNVNYERIDTAKQMVEALTNKQWDVIISDYKMPGFSGIKALEILNEFGIDIPFILVSGTIGEQLAVEAMRKGANDYLMKDNLSRLVPAIEREIKECNIRANERMAQKEVIRLNRIYSVLSDINQMIVRAQNKHEIFEKACKIAVDKGQFVLAWIGLLTEDEDSLKPVAFAGLEEFEFLFNKATSGDNKWSKSFTFNTLKSGETKVFNDIQKYSELDKWKEYLDKTGLTSMAIVPLVTKGKSIGAYFLHSNEIDFFNEGEIKLLEELADDISFAIESIERETKRKEIEKALIGSENRLKSIFNNAAVGIDVLDRDLKFIQLNDRLAEMFGYETNELIGKSILDVTFEDYYEITLKNLDNLVKNNLELYSLEKKYKKRMERFFGAKCLQVQLGMKRGVSNI